The following is a genomic window from Candidatus Palauibacter scopulicola.
GTGTGTGCCTGGACCGGCCGCAGCTCTTCCGCAACCAGTTGCGCGCCGCGATCCGCGCCGGAGGGCCGGAGGCCCGCATGCGGATCCTCGTCCCCTTCGTCATCTGCGAAACCGAGATCCTGCGCACGAAGGAAATCGTGGCGGAAGTCGGACGCGAGCTGGGTCAGGCGGAACCCGCCCCCTTCGGTGTGATGGTGGAGACGCCCGCCCTTGCCGACACGCTCGATCTCGTGGGGCGGCACCTCGATTTCATCAGTCTCGGCACGAACGACCTGACGCAGTATGCGCTCGCCGTGGACCGCGGCAACGCCCGGCTCCAGCACCTCTCGAACCCCATGCACCCCGCGCTCATCCGCAGCTACGAGCGGATCTTCAACACGGCCAGCGCCCTCGACCTCGACATCGGCGTCTGCGGAGACCTGGCCGCGGAACCGGTGGGACTCGCCCTCCTGCTCGGCCTCGGCTATCGGGATTTCAGTCTCGCGCCCGCGTCGATCCCCGAAGTGAGGGAACTCGTGGGACTCCTGTCCGTGGCCGAGCTGTCGGAACTCTGGAGCCGGGTCGGTCGTGCCGGCTCGCCCTCCGGGATGCCCGGCGAACTCCTCGCGCGGCTTGAGGACGCGATTCCGGTGGAGCCGTCGCCGCTGTACATGTCCTGATCACGCGGCGGCGACGTTGCCTCCGCCCGCCCGCGCGGCCACTATCTTGGCCGCTACGCCTCCTGCGGCGCTCCGCCGCGAACCTCGAAGTGGGAGAATCAGCCTCGTGAAGGGGATACAACCGTTTTCCTCCGAATCCGTGACCGAGGGACACCCCGACAAGGTCGCGGACCAGATTTCCGACGCAGTACTCGACGGCATCCTCGCGGAGGATGACCGGGGCCGGGTCGCATGCGAGACGCTCGTGACGACGGGCCTCGTCCTCGTGACCGGCGAGATCACCACGGCCGCCGGGATCGACATCGCGGCCATCGCCCGGGAAGTGCTGCGCGACATCGGCTACACGCGCGCCGAGCACGGAATCCGGTGGGACACGTGCAGCGTGCTGACCGCGGTCGACGAGCAGTCGCCGGACATCGCCCAGGGGGTGAATGTCGGCGGGGCCGGAGATCAGGGGATGATGTTCGGATACGCGACGGACGAGACGCCGCAGCTGATGCCCCTTCCGATCATGCTGGCGCACGCGCTGGCGAAGCGCCTGGCCGACGTACGGAGATCCGGGGGGATCGCGTGGCTGCGGCCGGACGGGAAGGCGCAGGTATCCGTCGAATACCGGGACGGCGAACCGGCCCGGATCACCACCGTGGTCGTCTCGGCCCAGCACGACGGCGACATCGCGCCGGATGAGATCGAAGCGGCGATCAGGGAACAGGTCATCGGGCCCGTGCTGCCGGGCGAGCTCTACGACGAAGGCCGGGCGCAGTGCCACATCAACCCCACGGGTCGTTTCGAGATCGGCGGACCGCAGGGCGATGCGGGCCTCACGGGGCGAAAGATCATCGTGGACACCTACGGAGGCGTGGGCCGGCACGGGGGCGGCGCCTTCTCGGGGAAGGATCCGTCGAAGGTCGACCGCTCGGCGGCATACGCGGCGCGGTGGATCGCCAAGAACCTCGTCGCGGCGGAACTCGCCCGACGGGCCGAAGTCCAGCTCGCCTACGCCATCGGGGTCGATGAGCCCGTCAGCGTGAGGGTCGACACTTTCGGCACGGGGCGCCGGCCGGACGACGAACTCGCCGGCCGGGTGACGGAAGTGTTCGACCTTCGGCCGCGCGCGATCATCGAGCGGCTCGGACTCCGGAAACCGATCTACCGCCGGACCGCCGCTTACGGGCACTTCGGCCGCGAGCCCGAAGGCGATGCGTTCACGTGGGAGAGAACCGATCGAACCGATGCCCTCGCCGGCTGACCCTCTACGTCGGGGCAGGAGGGGGAGGGGGCCGGAATGACGGAGTCCGGGATGCTGGAGGTCGCCGTGGCCAGCCTTGGACTCGACAAGACGACGGGTGCCCCCGTCGTCATTCTCAGGGAGAAGGACGGCGAGCGCTTCCTCCCGATCTGGATCGGACCCGGCGAAGCTTCGGCCATCGCGATGGAACTCGCCGGAGTCCAGTTCACGCGTCCCCTCACGCACGATCTCTTCAACGCCGTGGTGCGCGGGCTGGACAGCACCTTCGTCCGCGTACTCATCACGAAGGTGGTCGACAACACCTACTACGCGTCGCTCGTGTTCCGGCGAGAGGACGAGTTCATCTCCATCGACGCCCGTCCCAGCGACAGCATCGCGCTGGCGCTGCGAGCCGGCGTCCCGATTCATGCGGCGGAGAGCCTCCTCGAGGCGAGCGCGTTCGAGATCGACGAGACCGGAGTGGCCGAGGGGGAAGCGCCACCTCCCGGAACCGGGCCCTCCCGGGCCCCCGAAGAGCCGCTGAGCGACTACCTCAAGGGGCTTGACCCGGAGGACTTCGGTCGCTTCGAGCCCTGAACGACGCTACAACGGGGAGCCGTTTCCCGTGCGTGGCGGGGAGGCGGCGAGCGGCGCGTCGTCGCCGATGGAGGTCCTCCAAACGTTGTTCTGGCGGAAGCTCGCCGGACCCGAACGGGCGGAGCGGCGTCCGCTTGCCGTGCACCACCCGCGAGCGGACCTTGCCGGGAAGCACCGAACCGCCGGGGTGCCGGCGGCTCCCGGTCGGCGAACGGTCGCGGGCCGCACAGGGTTGGGCATCAGAGGAGCGGATCATGCGGAGACGTAGCTGGACACGGATTGGGGCGCTGGCGATCGTCGCCGGGTGTGGCGGTTCGAACGGGACGGGGCCGGATAACCCGGGCGTCGTCACGCCCGACCGCTCGGAATTCGCCGTTCTCAACTCCATCTCCGGGACCCTGCAGCAGTTCAACCGGATCGGCGGCGCGCTCGTCCCCTTCGGGCGTGACATTCAGCTTGGGGCGGGGTTCAGGGGCGAGACGGCGGATTTCATCCAGGATCTCTGGGTGACGGCGTGGGACGCTCCGGAGGGGAGCCAGGTCCTCTTCGGTTCCTTCTCCACCGACGAACGGACGACGGCCGTCTTTCCGAACAACGCCATCGTGGACCCCGGTAAGCCCACCGTGATCTTCGATGCGGGCGGTACGGTGGGCGCGCTCATTCCCGCCCGGGCGCTGGACGAGGTGTACGTGGCCTTCCCGGGCACTCCGATGGCGCAGATCGCCGTCGAGGCGGTGGGCACCTTCGTGGAGCGAGTGATCCCGGCCGGGCAGTTCCTCGTCTCCGCCGACGGCAACCTCGACGACGCGGACGGCGGACGCGAACCCCTCGGCCCGCCCCGCATCGTCCTCCACGAGTTCATCAGCGGCAGCTACTTCGACGAGCTGAGGCTTCCGGAAGGCACGGTCGGGGTCACCGAAGCCATAGTGCTCGAAGACAACATGCTCCTGCTGGCCGGCGGGGGAGTCGATCCGGCGACCTCCGCCGGGCTGGGGGACGGGAATCTCGTCGAGATCGACATGTCGGCCCGGAGCGTGCAGGACGTGAACGCCCTCGGCGGAAACGGACTCTCCATGGAGGCCGGGCGGGACGGGCTCGTCTATGTCGTGCGAACGAAGGGTGTCGACACGGCGGAAACGGACGTGCTGACGTTCAGCTTTGCGGTTCGGTCGTGGATGAACGGGCCGGAAAACCCGATCCAGCCGCGCGACCGGGACGGCTCGAACCTCAACTGCCGGGTCGCGGCCGGATTCCTTGACGGCCAGATCCTCTGCGCCACCTACGTGGCCGCGGGCCAGGGACGTCTCGTTCTCCTTTCGGCCGAGGGCGAGTTCATCCACGAGGTGCCGATCGGGGCGGGAACGACCGATATCCTGCTTCGCCCGAGCTGACCGCGCCCGGGACCGGCAGTCCGCCGAGTGGGACTCGTAACGACCCGGGCGGTGGTCCTCCAAACGTACCGGTACAGCGAAACCAGCAAGATCCTGCGCCTGATGACGTGGGAACTCGGCCCCTGCTCAGCGCTCGCCCGCGGGGCGCTGCGTCCTCGAAGCCGCTTCGGCGGCCTGCTGGAGCCTTTCGTGGAGGGGGAGGCGACCTTCTACAGCCGGGAGGGACGCGACCTGCATACCCTCTCCAACTTCGAACTCCTCCGCGACCGGCGGGGCATCGACCGTTCGATCGAACTCTTCACGATCGCATCCGTGCTCTGCGAACTCGTGATGCGCCTCGCCCCGGAGCACAGCGATGCGGAGCTGTACCGCACGCTGACAAAGGGTCTCGACGGGCTCCACCGCCGGGTCCGGGAAAGGGCGTCGGCCGGCGGCCTCGAGTACGTCTGGGGTGTGGTCAGCGCCCTGGGGTTCCGCCCGGAGATCGAACGTTGCGTCGGTTGCCGGAATCCCATCGGAGCCGCGGGCGCGCGCTTCGACTTCGAGGCCGGCGGGCTTCGCTGCGCCTCGTGCGGTCCGATAGGGCCCGAACTTGATCCGGGGGAGCTCAATGCCCTTCGGATCCTCGTGTCCGGCGGGCCGGCGGAACGGAGCCGCGCCAACGGCCGCCAGGGCCGCTGGCTGGCCGAGTTCATCCGGCACCACGTGGCGGAGGGGGCGCAGTTGAAGTCTCTGCCTTTTCTGAGTCGGCTGGACTGAACGGCCCGTGAAGAACCGGTGAAGACACGGTGAGCGAGGGCGCGAGCGATCGGCGCGGGATCGTGATCGGGACGGCTGGCCACGTGGATCACGGCAAGACCGCCCTCGTGCGGGCGTTGACGGGGATCGAGACGGATCGCTGGCTGGAGGAGCAAAAGCGGGGGCTCACGATAGACCTGGGCTTCGCGCGGCTCGACCTCGACCCCGGCCTGGAGACGGGAGTCGTCGACGTCCCGGGACACGAGGATTTTCTCAAGAACATGCTCGCCGGGGCCACGGGCATCGATGTCCTCCTCCTGGTCGTGGCGGCCGACGAGGGCCCGATGCCTCAGACGCACGAGCACCTCGCGATCGCGCGTCTTCTGAACGTCCGGCGCGGGGTCGTCGCGCTCACGAAGCGGGACCGGGTCGATGAGGACTGGCTCGAACTCGCGAGCGAAACGACCCGGGAACTGCTGGACGAAGACCCCGCCCGGGCGTCGTGGGAGATCGTACCGGTCTCCGCCCTGACGGGCGAAGGGATCGAACCGCTGCGAGCCGCGCTGCGCAGGTCGACCGCGGAAATCCGCGCGCGCAGCGTCGAAGACCGCTTTCGGCTCCCGGTCGACCGGTCCTTCTCCATCCGGGGCACGGGTACCGTGGTGACCGGCACGGTATGGAGCGGATCCGTCGGCGTGGGCGACACCGTGCGCATCTTCCCGGGGGGCGGCTCGGCCCGCGTGCGCGCGCTCCAGGTGCATGAAGACCCGCGTCGCCGCGTCGCCGCCGGCCGCCGGTGCGCCGTCGCGCTCGTCGGCGTTGCGCCGGCTGCGGTGGCGCGGGGCAGCGTGCTGGTGGATCCGTCCGAGTGGGGGTCGAGCGAGCGTCTCGGCGTCCGTGTACGGGCGCTCGGGAGCCGCGACCGGCCCCTCCGGCACGGACAGCGCCTGAGGGTCTACCTCGGCACCCGCGAGGTCATGGCCCGACTGCAGACGGCCGATCGCCAGCCCGTCGCGCCCGGAGCGACCGCCTGGGCCGTGCTGGCCCTCGAGGCGCCGCTCCTCGCCCGGACCCGCGATCGGGCCATCCTCCGCTTTTATTCGCCGGTGACGACGATCGGCGGGATCCGCGTGGCGGAACTGAACCCGCCGCCCGACTGGCCGGCGCGGACGGGAGCCTGGCGGCGCATTCTCGACGGCGCCCCGGCGGAAGCGATCGCCGCCGCCGTCGCCCTGGAGGGCCTGCGCGGGCTTCCCGTCGCGACATCATCGATCCTCCTCGGCCGGCGCGCCCCCACGCTCGAGACGGCCGCGGAGGAGGCCGGCTGCGTGCACATCGGCGACCGCTGGTTCGCCGCCGACGCCGTGACCGAGGCCATGGAAGCCGTGGAGCAGAGCGTGACCCGTCTCCACGCCGCGGATCGCCGCGCCCCCGGCGTGTCGAAAGAGGCCGTGCGCTCCGCGATGGCGCCGTTCTGCGACCTCGAACTGGCGGAGACCGCCGTACGTCGCCTCCTCGCCGGTCGTGGCCTCCTTGAGAGCGGGCCGCGGCTGGCTCTTCCGGGCCATGCCCCCCGCCTCACCGCGCAGGAGGAGGAGGGGCGCGCGCAACTCGCCGGGACGATAGAAGCCGCCGGTCTGCAGCCACCGCTCGTCACGGAGTTGGGGAAGAAGCTGCGCCTGGACCGCGCCGTGCTCGACGACCTCCTCCGGCTGTTGCAGGAGTCCGGCCTGACGAAGGCGGTCACGCCCGAGCTGCACGTCGCCGTCGGGGCACTGGAGACGATGGAGGCGCGAGTGCGAGAGCTTCTCGCCGATGCCGCGCCGGTCCCTCCCGCGCGGTTCAAGGAGACGTTCGGGCTCTCCCGGAAGTACCTGATCCCGCTCCTCGAGTACCTGGACCGGGAGGGCGTGACGCGGCGAACCGCGAAAGGGAGGGTCCTCGCCCGCCCCGCCGACTAGCAGTCCGTGGCTGCCGGCAGTCCGGGTTCAGCCGACGTGGTAGAGGAAGCAGCCGCAGTACTCGCACGATTCGACGCGGAGATTCCGATCCGCCTCGGAGGCGCGAGCCGTCGAAACCGCCACGAAGCAGCCGTAGCAGATGCCGTTGATGACGGGTGCGACGACGCGCGGCGCCTTGTCGGCGATGCGGCGGTAGCGCTCCTGGATCCCCCGCGTCAGCCTCTGCGCCAGTTCCTCGACCTTCTCGTCGAGCAATCGGATCGCGTCTTCGATCTTCACGTCGAAGACATCCGCCTCGAGGTCCGTCAGCGTTCCGTCCGAGAGACCTCGACGCTGCATCCGCAGGTCCTGAATCTCAAGGAGGAGTTCGAGTTGCTGGTCCACTAGAGACCCTTCGCATCGAGCAACTCGATGAACTGGTCGGGACTCGAGATTTCAGCGAGCAATTCCGGCACGTCGGCCTCCTTGCCGAACTGCGCGATCTTCCCCAGCACCGGGAGATACTGATTCGAGACCTCGAGCGGCGGTGCGACGATGAGGAAGACGTACCGAACGGGCTTTTCGTCGATCGCCTTGAAGTCGAGACCCGAGAGCTTTCGGCCGAATGCAACCCTCAACCGGGTCACGACGAGCGAACGGCAGTGGGGGATCGCGATGCCGCGGCCGATCCCGGTCGAGCCGAGATTTTCCCGCCGCTTCAACATCTTGTAGAGGATTCCTTCAGACTTTCCGTCGAGACCCATACACGACACAAGTTCCTTCAGGGCCTCATCCTTCGTCTCCGCCGCCAGGTCGAGCTTGATGGCGGACGGAACGAACAGTTCTCGAAGCTGCACTTGGATCTATGTCTCCTCCCCGCGAACGCGGGGCGCATATCGAATCAACGGGAACCGGCGCCGCCGGACCCGGCAAACTCCGAGTATACCCGTGCCGGTTTCCGGCTGTCAAAAGAACTCCGGGGCCGCTCCCGGAACTTGCGCCGCACGCCGGGATAAACGACCGTGTGGGGTAGCCTTTGCGAGTATTCGGGGGGGCGACACGGCTTCGACGCGTGAACCGGAAGCCGCGGAAGCGTGCCGAGGTGCCCGGGGCCTCGTTAAACACCGGGAAATCTTCAGGTGCCAACAACGGTTTGGCTCTGGCTGCGTAAATCTGCGTAGCCCGTCCCCGAGAGATCCGGGCCCGAGGACCTCCCGGCGGACGTCGATGAATCGGGCTGGTCGCCCCGGCGCGCCGTGAGCCGCGGGTGACGAGAGCACGGCGAGAGCCGCGTACACGGCTGGTTTCGCAAGGGGTTGTTCGTGAACCCTCGCGGGATGAGACCTGATCACGGACTACGCACGTAGATGCCGTGGCGGATGGGCTCGCGGACGCGGGTTCGATTCCCGCCGCCTCCACTATTGCGATCGGTGCAGTGCTCCGCCCGGGGCGCCTCCCTTTCCGGGAGCGCCTCGGCTTTTTTTGCGGCCGGCCCGTCAACGGGTCGAGGAGGTTCCGGATGATCGAAGAACTGCAGCGCAAGATCGGGGACGAAGCGGAGACGCTCCTCCACGAGCTGAACGTCATCCTTCCGAAAGAGATCGAGAAGGCCGTCGCCCAGGGCGATTTGCGGGAGAACTCCGAGTACACCGCCGCCCTGGAGCGGCAGGGTTTCGTGCGGGCGCGGCTCGACTACCTGGCGCGCCGAATGTCGCAGCTCGGGGAACTCGATATCG
Proteins encoded in this region:
- the metK gene encoding methionine adenosyltransferase is translated as MKGIQPFSSESVTEGHPDKVADQISDAVLDGILAEDDRGRVACETLVTTGLVLVTGEITTAAGIDIAAIAREVLRDIGYTRAEHGIRWDTCSVLTAVDEQSPDIAQGVNVGGAGDQGMMFGYATDETPQLMPLPIMLAHALAKRLADVRRSGGIAWLRPDGKAQVSVEYRDGEPARITTVVVSAQHDGDIAPDEIEAAIREQVIGPVLPGELYDEGRAQCHINPTGRFEIGGPQGDAGLTGRKIIVDTYGGVGRHGGGAFSGKDPSKVDRSAAYAARWIAKNLVAAELARRAEVQLAYAIGVDEPVSVRVDTFGTGRRPDDELAGRVTEVFDLRPRAIIERLGLRKPIYRRTAAYGHFGREPEGDAFTWERTDRTDALAG
- the selB gene encoding selenocysteine-specific translation elongation factor codes for the protein MSEGASDRRGIVIGTAGHVDHGKTALVRALTGIETDRWLEEQKRGLTIDLGFARLDLDPGLETGVVDVPGHEDFLKNMLAGATGIDVLLLVVAADEGPMPQTHEHLAIARLLNVRRGVVALTKRDRVDEDWLELASETTRELLDEDPARASWEIVPVSALTGEGIEPLRAALRRSTAEIRARSVEDRFRLPVDRSFSIRGTGTVVTGTVWSGSVGVGDTVRIFPGGGSARVRALQVHEDPRRRVAAGRRCAVALVGVAPAAVARGSVLVDPSEWGSSERLGVRVRALGSRDRPLRHGQRLRVYLGTREVMARLQTADRQPVAPGATAWAVLALEAPLLARTRDRAILRFYSPVTTIGGIRVAELNPPPDWPARTGAWRRILDGAPAEAIAAAVALEGLRGLPVATSSILLGRRAPTLETAAEEAGCVHIGDRWFAADAVTEAMEAVEQSVTRLHAADRRAPGVSKEAVRSAMAPFCDLELAETAVRRLLAGRGLLESGPRLALPGHAPRLTAQEEEGRAQLAGTIEAAGLQPPLVTELGKKLRLDRAVLDDLLRLLQESGLTKAVTPELHVAVGALETMEARVRELLADAAPVPPARFKETFGLSRKYLIPLLEYLDREGVTRRTAKGRVLARPAD
- the recO gene encoding DNA repair protein RecO is translated as MGLVTTRAVVLQTYRYSETSKILRLMTWELGPCSALARGALRPRSRFGGLLEPFVEGEATFYSREGRDLHTLSNFELLRDRRGIDRSIELFTIASVLCELVMRLAPEHSDAELYRTLTKGLDGLHRRVRERASAGGLEYVWGVVSALGFRPEIERCVGCRNPIGAAGARFDFEAGGLRCASCGPIGPELDPGELNALRILVSGGPAERSRANGRQGRWLAEFIRHHVAEGAQLKSLPFLSRLD
- a CDS encoding bifunctional nuclease family protein, whose product is MTESGMLEVAVASLGLDKTTGAPVVILREKDGERFLPIWIGPGEASAIAMELAGVQFTRPLTHDLFNAVVRGLDSTFVRVLITKVVDNTYYASLVFRREDEFISIDARPSDSIALALRAGVPIHAAESLLEASAFEIDETGVAEGEAPPPGTGPSRAPEEPLSDYLKGLDPEDFGRFEP
- a CDS encoding PTS sugar transporter subunit IIA, whose amino-acid sequence is MQLRELFVPSAIKLDLAAETKDEALKELVSCMGLDGKSEGILYKMLKRRENLGSTGIGRGIAIPHCRSLVVTRLRVAFGRKLSGLDFKAIDEKPVRYVFLIVAPPLEVSNQYLPVLGKIAQFGKEADVPELLAEISSPDQFIELLDAKGL